From Canis lupus familiaris isolate Mischka breed German Shepherd chromosome 23, alternate assembly UU_Cfam_GSD_1.0, whole genome shotgun sequence:
GATAGAATACTATGTtacactttttccttttgttttgaaatatattttctttcattctttttcacgtAGTGTGCTCCACCACTTGTAGTTGCTGCAAATATTGATGAAAAGACTCTGAAACGAGAAGGTGTTTGTGCAGCCAGTCTTCCTACCACTATGGGAGTGGTTGCTGGGATCTTAGTTCAAAATGTGTTAAAGTGAGTGAGGGCTAATTTTTCTGAATAGTCTTGATTGTTTTTgatggaaatatatttcataaagcaTCTCAAATATTGGAATTACTATTTAAGTAGTTTTCTAAAATCtagttttaaatatacatacatttttatatatgcataatataatgTACTTTTAATTTACATACATATCTTAGTATATCtaatttaaacatattaataCACATATGTTACTCTGCATTTAGAATAGCTCTTGTTAAATGGTACAGTGGTACTAGTGTATTTATGAAGTAGTGACCAAATGACTTAAATCTCTGCAGTTTTGACCAAAGGGCATAAACATACctctttatttaattcttactaaAAATAACACCAATGTGATTATACATTAATGAGGATAATATCTCTGCTATCCAAAAACATATCCAGCAACCACATCATCTAAACTACAGCAAAAAAGAAGGGCAAAGATTTCTTTGCAGCTAAAATTAATGTCAAAGAATTTTTGAACCAactcacattttattaaaagcagaacctttttaaggtttttttttctatatcaggccatttttttctctcactttacaACTTTAGTAAGCTTTATGTTTCTTAACCGTCCAATATAATAAGAACAAATTGCAGCATGATATACAGAAGCACCCTAATACCAGAAGTGTCAGCTACCAGcaaaaaaattgtgaaaagcaTGTATGAGAACTCTCAAGGCAACTGTCTAGGGCTATTTCATATAAGACAACTTCACTTTACAAACTACACAAAATTCAGTAGGCCCTATCTAAAAACCTTTTATAGTATGCTACAAAAAAGGTGGGGAAAAATCACGGTTATACACTATTCTCTTCAGGATGTATAATATGTAGCCAAGCCCCTATCGATGGACATTAAAGctacttagatttttttattttgctttattaacaATGCTGCAAATATCttgcatatatttttgtatagatTTTTCTAGATACAAACTTTTAGAAGTGGAATTTGAGTTTatgcaatatttattttgagagtatTAAATTTCTCCTTCAAAAGTATTATACATTTCTGTCACAATGTTGGAGTACCTGATTCAGCCACACCAATTGATAACATTGGGTATCATCAgactttttaatctttgttaaTTTAATGGGTGAAAAATgggtatctcattttaattttcagtttatgGAAAGGGGTGAGCACTTacatttttctgtgaattgtctGCTTATCATTTGGTCAGTTTCTTTGTCTTGTATATTAAcatttgttgcaaatatttttccttttgtttatattttatatgggaTTTTTCCTCTCCATATAATCTTCTAAAATCAGATTTGACTGGCAGGGAGCACAAGGGAGCACAAGGGAGCTTTGTGGCATACCCGacatgttctgtattttgatCTGGTAGTGATTACATGGGTGAAGACTTTTGGAAAATTTcattgaactgtacatttaagatTGTAAACTTTATAATAAGTTGTGTATAAAAACTTCTAAACAGTAGTTAGATTTAGTACCATGTCTCAGGGattcttcatattttaatctGACATCTTAAAGTACTATTTTGTTACAAAGATCATTATGtacttaaaaaccatttttttaaaaaaaattctaatacttTCATGATTTAGTTCTTTAAGTgtactttgatttgtttttctagGTTTCTGTTAAATTTTGGTACTGTTAGTTTTTACCTTGGATATAATGCAATGCAAGATTTTTTCCCTACTATGTCCATGAAGCCAAATCCTCAGTGCGATGACCGAAATTGCAGGAAGCACCAAGAAGAATACAAGGTATACACCAATCCATCACAATGTGTGAGAGGTCATATTATTCGGACAataatttaaaacagttttttagATTTGGAATACAAGATAGATGGATTCCTggattttgaaagttttcttgaTTGTATCCCTAAGGTGGAAATGTCAGCAAAAAATTCACCATGctccaaaagtgaaaaaaatctgttgaagtctttcttgctttgagtaaaataaaaagcctGTCTGAATTCTTGCTCAATGCTGTTGATGCCTGAGAATGAGTAAGAATAAATTGATACTGTTTGATTTCTACAGAAAAAGGTAGCAGCATTGCCCAAACAGGAGGCTattcaagaagaggaagagataataCATGAAGACAATGAGTGGGGTAGGAATTCTTTCATAAACTGAAATGGCATCATCAAATGTCTTATGGGAGGAAATAGAATTAAGTTATACAGATTTTGAGTAATTATTGCTTATTAAGTTCCttgaaaactattataaaatttaattttctaggtATTGAGTTGGTATCTGAGGTTTCAGAAGAGGAACTAAAAAATTCTTCAGGTCCAGTTCCTGACTTACCTGAAGGAATTACAGTGGCATACACAATTCCCAAAAAGGTACATCCAAAATCTGATTTACCATAAGTAAATGTCATATAAGAGAAAATGTCTGCTTATCTTCTCTcatctttttcctattttataatgCCAATGCAGTATTTCCTGTTTTTTACACTATAGGCGTTAAGATGTGAGAGGTATTCAGTGTTAATGTAGAAATAGGCACAGTGCCTTTTAAACTGTTTGAAACACAGACCTAAAATGGTGTTCTTGACTCATTAATGGATAAAGTAGGTTTTGATTAATGAAGgtaacatttttgtatattgagaTGTCAGccataatacaattttaaaaataccactgcAATAGAGATCATGGTTACAACTTAGTGATTTTGTATTCCTAAGCATTGTAAATCTTGTTATTTTTCACAATGTTTCCCTTATTTGTTGATAGCAAGAAGATTCTGTAGCTGAGGTAACTGTGGAAGATTCTGGTGAAAGCTTGGAAGACCTTATGGCCAAAATGAAGAATATGTAGATAATGGACTGACCTATTATTTCCTGAGTTTAAGCCTACTctcttgcaattaaaaaaaaaaaaaaagaaagaaagaaaattttttttttaagaaaaccaacaacgcgggcagcccgggtggctcagcggtttagtgtcgccttcggcccagggcgtgatcctggagtcctgggatcgagtcctacattgattgggctccctgcgtggaacctgcttctccctctgcctggtctctgcctctctctctctctctctctctttctgtctttcaggaataaataaaatcttaaaacaaaaacaaaacaacaatgcTTAGGGCAACATTGATACATAATCTTCACAGAATTGTTAACACTTTTTGAAATTACTGTGTTATTTGTCCCTTTTCAACTCAATCAGTAATTCCTAAAACTCCTGTTTCATTCCAGTtaagaaaacttgaaaacttAGCCACTGAAATGCTTTGACCTTTTGGGAGGGGTGGGAAGAAAGGACCAATATGatgctctatttcttttccttctagtaATCCTTTGTGGTCTGTTGCCTGAGGCCATGGATAATACAGTAGTATGCAGTTCTCAAATATAGGGAAAGTACAGGAGGTACAACCTGTTGATTAGAGCTAGCAGGTATCTACTCATTGATTTAGAATCCCTCTCTATAAGAAGACTATCCACTATTATTAACTTGGCCAACAGTGAATTTAAAATAGTTAAGctacaaaataaatatcctttcaaATGTTACCTGATGAAATACAAGAGAAAATGTAGTCATTGGAAAAGTCTGTAAACATGTGaattcaaaaccagacaaaggcaaATAAAAGTAAGCTTTCTTCATGGATAAACAAAGGTATTTTCAGGAAGTACAAATTACTGTATTTCTGCACTgaccaaggaaaagaaatcctgcatCTGTAGAACACACATCTGGAGTCACTGCACTTTACTGAGGATCAAGGAATAAATTTAGGCTAAGATCATCTAGATTATGCCCATCATATGGGCTACTTTCTGAATACttcataaaatttgattttctggATAACTAGATAATTGTCCTGTACTGGCATAAAAGGGACCTAAATTACCTCTGAAATGATGGACATGTATTTATTCACTGGAATAGTATAATTTACCCTGATCATGACCTACTGAATCACAAATTGATAAACTGGTTTTCTCTAACATTGCATACAAATAATGAAAGCTTAGAGAACCTTAAATTCCCAATGGTTTGGAGACCAATAAAAATACGTATGTGTAGCCTTTATCAGTAGGATACTACTATGCTGATCCTCtatattgatgatttttttttgttttgaagatatGAATGAGTAAATTGTATCTCTAGAGAAGAAATgttattacaaaatttaaaaatgcaattttcacttgtaaaataaagttttaaaaactgatttcagAAAGTCCCAAATATCAAATATGCTCAATGTATTTGTTTTGAGATTCTAGAATCATATAGTGATTCTTCTGTTTGGAGTAAGGTCAGGAAAATGGGATGGTAGCCTTGAAACTTATGTTGCCTTGGTAGGTCATTTGTCATTAAACAAAAATTAGTGAATTCATctgtaaaagttttttttctagttacctgaaatgttttgaatttcaaaaaagaaatgtagtcTAAAAATAACCCCACTTCTTTGGAACTTATGGTATATTGATTTGGTAAGGCTTTGCTATATAAAAGCtccactcccagtgtggagcccaatacggggcctAAAGTCAGACTTGGCTttgcttataatttaaaaattgtatagttGGATAAAGTATAATAGCCTTTGTTCTTAACATGGCATTGCACACTGCTGGTGTCGTATTGGTGGCCCAATACGGGGCCTAAAGTCAGACTTGGCTttgcttataatttaaaaattgtatagttGGATAAAGTATAATAGCCTTTGTTCTTAACATGGCATTGCACACTGCTGGTGTCTTATACTGTACCAACTCTTTTATCTAAGTTATCTAATTTCTTTGTCTAATGTCTTCCATTAAAAATAGTTGAATTATTTACCCCCAAAAAATCTGGTAACAGGTGTCTTTTGCTACCTGGAGTGCTCTCTTGAAAGTCTGTATGCCATGAAAACTTACAAGAGCTGATTATGAGAAATTAATCATCACTGAGTCATTACTAAATAAACCGATAGTGGTTGACCATATTTATAAAGACTTATTTCTAATGTGAAAGAAGGAAACACACTCACCGAATTGCTTTAGCACAAAAGCTCTAAATTATAGTAAAACTATATGTTTAGCTTTAACCCCTTCCCTGCTGTTAATGGGAAGTTAATTTATGTACTACTTAAATGTTTTATGtagtaaaaaatatgtattctaggtttttctcataaaaatactCCTTGAATACCTATAAACATGCTGATCGACACAAAAAGGTAATGaccatttaataataataaggaagCTTTAACCCTCCAATTGCATTTTCCCCCATATTTCTCTTTTTGCAAAGtattaatgaaaatgaactaCAACCACCATTTTTTGGTTCCTACCAATTCACATATATTTGAGTAGGCTGAAAGCTACCTTTTTCATTGCAAAGGTGTGTATCAATGTGAACATATATCTGAGAACCTCAAATACAAAAAGGTGTCTGTcctggctatttttatttttttaagtaggcattTTACATGAAAACATTTGAGTTGGTAGTATAATAAGTAAAAAGATCAAAATATTTGAGTTGGTATAAGTAGTAAGATCAAAAtatgctttcaaaaatatatttaaacaaattttgtgaaatatatgCAGTCATTAACCCAACTGTAATTAATGGATTTTTGCTATAAATCACTTTGAATACTATGTTTGCACTTATGTTTTTCAAGTCCAAATTTGTAGGAACAAAGAATGCCTATTATTCTTTTGCTAGTTTTTCTTTTCAGGCTCCTAGAATGTTAGATTATTTCCTAAAGcagtttttttaaaggcattaaaCTTAATATACTACTTACTTATAATGCATTAAATCTTCCATTTTAGTAGCTTAAATCTGAAATCAGTGTATGGTAATTTGTGAATTTACTTTGTGCCTTTTATAGCTGGCAAACCCTCAAAGATGTGCTTTGgtcatattttatcttatttccttttgaaCTTCTCTCAAAAGGGGGATGCTCATTTCCTACCAAATTTCTTCTAAGTCACCATTATATTATAGTGCCTGAGAATCAGACCATTGCTTCTCAGACTTAGGTGCGTATGCATCACCTGGAGATCTAGCCAAATtgcaggttctgattcagtagttctgAGGAGAGGACCTAGAGTCTTAATTTTTCATAAGCTCCCAGGTGGTACTGATGATCCTGGTTCATGGACCACCCTGTGTGTAGCCATGCCTTACAGAACATTAACCAAAACCCTATAAAGTCACCAAAACTTTTGAGCAAACTACTCCGTATTGATAACATTCAAGTAGTTTTTGTAATGTTCAAACTCTTGTATAAACTGAAGTGGGGAAAATATGTTGAAATTGCACTTTTAAAACGAAGTATGGTTATTACATCTTTCacctttataattaaaatgttggaATCTTACAggtattaaaattgattttattatatataaatatataaatggtgCAAAACTGAACtatgaaaacatttataaaacctgtaaaacatttccttttcaaTATAAAATTGACATTAGTTTGAGATAGATGAAGAAAGAGGTTTAGGCCATTTAAGAAAGGAGATTGTCATGTCCCTATCTTGGGGAAGGTCAAAGAATGCCAAGAGCTTGACTTATTACTGCATTAATAACTTCAGCTCATGCAGGTACATATAAAAGCAGAACAATGTAGAGAGCATAGAAAGCAGAGGGCTTAGCCTAGTCTGCTCACGGAAaggctagaatttaaaaaaatgtaacagacaaccattattcattttacagaagacaaTTCAAACCTTTCATAAACATTATCCTTTTATTCCTTGAAACTTTTGAGGTAGAGAATTGGGCTAGGCTACTGCTGAAAAGCGTAACCAGGAATGCTGAGGCCAACACAGCTCTTGAGAGATGAAAGAATTATGGAATTGAACTTGTCTTAGCAGCTCTGCTAGCTCTTGTTGAACAGAGACTTTCATGATCCATTCTTCATGTCATCTTAGGGTTCTAATGTGTCCAACATCCGTGGACCTCGTACAATAGgaaagttgattctttttttctttttggaaagttGATTCTTTTAAGCAGCTAACACTGACACAATCATGACTCAAACTTTAATGTAGTCCAATGTAATTTCATGCAAATATCAGttaaatcacaaaaataacatctttttatgttttacattcttAGGTTCCATatgtttcctaattattttatccTAAGGTACATTTGCAGTGAATTGTAATTGCTATTACCTCTGTCCTTGATGAAGGAAAACATTAGGAGAATGGGTTGTTTTTAAGCTAAATGTGTCTCCACTTGAGTGTCGGGAAGGAGCTTTTCCGCCCAAAAGTGAGgtttctgcttcttttatttccatCGCCCTTTTGTATAGTTCAGCAGCTTTTTCAAAATCCCCTTCTTCAtagctttgaaagaaaaaaattgttaaaatagtATACTCTCTTAACTTGAAATGACTTTATAGGATACAAGTTGTGGATAATTCCTCATTTTcccctttctatttttaaattttttttttaaatttttatttatttatgatagtcacagagagagagagagagagagagaggcagagacacaggcagagggagaagcaggctccatgcaccgggagcctgacgtgggattcgatcccgggtctccaggatcgcgccctaggccaaaggcaggcgccaaaccgctgcgccacccagggatccccccctttctATTTTTAGTATGTGCATTCACTCAGaccagtaaaagaaaatattcaaactcttctttcttttctgaactgCTACGGTATATCTCAGTGCCTTACATATAGACACTATTAGGACCATGTAATGGGTGCAGTGCAGTGAAATTGCTAAGGGAAGTCTCTGCATCCTGAGATTCACAAACctagatggaaaagaaaaaggtgcaTATTGATTTTGCTTTAAGAGAGTGTCCACACAGAgtagtgaggaggggcagagaaaaaattttgagcaggctccaggcctagcatggaggctgatgcagggctcaatctcatatccctgagatcatgacctgagctgaaaccaagagtcagatgcttaaccaactgagccacctaagcacctcAAAATCTACATGCACTTAATGGTAAATTAGTTTTGAGGATGGCAAATTGCCCATCTAACTACCAGTTAGCTGCAAATGTAGTGAAAAACAGTACATGATCCATTCCTCTATAAAATAGATTATGCAACCTACATTTCACTTCTGGATACTACTTCAGTATCTTGAAGTAAATCAACCCGAAATAATCCCTTCCCCCTCCCAAGAAAAAACAATCAGCACTAAATATTCTGTGTTGTTTTATAAgttaaagctgttccaaaaatgAGTTTGGCTGCTCTTAGGAAACTGAAAAAATTCTTACCTAAGCACtgctaaattttttaatgtttctccaACTCGAGGATGCATCCGACCCAGGCTGTCTTCATAAATCTTTAATGCTCTTTCATACAATGGCAAGGcttcattgtgttttttcttattaaaaaaaaaagaataatgctcACTTGAATACACTGAGTTGCTGAAATCTAAAATTTTTGACTATGCTGATCTACTGGGGTAAacccatttattaattttttttgagattttatttattcatgaaagacaggcagagacacaggcagagggagaagccgtctcctcgctgggagcccgatgtgggattcgattcccagccctgggatcacaacctgagctgaaggcagacactcaaccagtgagccacccaggtgtcccagtaagcAAGCCCCTTTAATAATGTTAATATCTTCCTACAGGATGTagataaaacaaaagtttattacTAATCATAATAGTAGAAGCATGTAATAGAAAGAAACCTAAGTTTTAGACCTAGTTTGGTGACCACTGATCGTGTAAGTAGAATCGTGTTTCTTTATTGCCCAGTGGGTGTAACACTACTTTTCACCTATCACAAGCAAATGGCACAGCTTAAAGACAGTATTAGACATAGAGATGTACAGtctccagaatttaaaaaatgaagcttaTGCCATGAGCTAAATAAATGTTCTGTAGGTGTTTTACACTAAGAGGAAGGGATCGCCTTACAAATGTGACCTCAATAACTTCTCAAGTACTAAAGGAAGCATTAgtaatcttaaattttctttaattacttttACTATGCtacatctatttcatttttctatttcatacCTTAAAACTCTTAATAAAGAGTTAATATGTGGGAACTTACCATTTGGCAATAGAGAACAGCTAAGTTCACCAGGGCAGTAGCTACACTGGGGTGTTTTGGGCCAAAGGATTTCTGCCGAATTTCAACTGCCAGCTCATACAAAGGTACAGCTTTGTCAAGTTTCCCCtaaaaaataacagtgaaatctaacaaaaatattaaaataataaatactatctGATCACAGAGCTTCTTCCATAAATAGAATTTTCTATTAATGAGtcattttgaggaaaaagaatttcagaaacattttctcCCACTTTAATGGTTCAGCTTATAGATAACTGAAATCTAATAGAATATGTAAGTAAAGCTACAttgaatataaatacattttgataattcAGAAAGCCCTTTTATAAAGGTCCCATTATTACTCAGTTCCCAGGGAAGTCAAAATATGCCAGTAAAATGTTTGTTACTATATATAATTTAGACATggcatcaaaataaaatttcatttcccaCCAACCCCCTTCgagatttttctaattattttttaaaggttttatttatttattagcatggtgagtggcagagggagagggagaagtaggatccccactgagcaaggagtccgatggagggctccatcccaggaccctggggtcatgacctgagctgaagacagatgcttaaccaactgagccatccaggcagagattagttttctttttcacttgaaAGTTGGGCAGAAATAGCAACAATGCATTGTTCTTACTTCAGTTTCAGGGCCAGGTTGACCAGCAAGGGTCTTATGAAGTCTAAAAAAGTCTACGTAGCTCTGTAACCATACTAAATGAAATCAGacttctctggcttttttttttttttttttttttttttcattttagaacaGCTACAACAATTCCAACATTGCTCAGGCTAGAACCTTATGGCAAAGaatagttatattttattgtaagcaaagaaaagaaaccatgaaaTTTAAATACTCATTTAACCTCCTATAGAGATTCCTCCTTCACCTCTGATAACTACGTGATTTGTTGTGTTTATGGCTGCTTAACACAGAAAACTTAATAGTGGCTGAATTTTAGAACTTCTGATATATAAGTTCCAATCAGAATGCTGAGGAATGCATTTGTCTTTGGAATGTATTTTAACAAAACCCAACCAGTACTGTAATTTAGTTAACTCTGGTATAGtgttttttaatgttctattcagctatttgttaaaaaaaaatccttatgatTGAAAAGCTCACAGAAAATAATAATCTATCCATCAGAAGACAAATTATTTTGCTGACAGTAATTATAACTTAATTGGTATATTATGAAACACATGTAAGCATGCCACAGATTACTTACCATTTTCTTATATAAGATTGCAAGATGTTTCACTGTATAGGCCAAAGAAGGATGATCAGGAGCTAATGCTCGTCTCCGGATGTCTAAAGCTCTTTCATAAAGTTCTTCTGCTTTATCGTACTGTTTCTTCTCATTGCACAGAGCTGCCAAATTATTTAAAGACTGGGCACAGTCGGGGTGATCTGGTCCTAGAACTCGCTCTCTCATTTCTAAGGACCGCTTCAGAAACTGGTCAGCTGTTCTATGAACAAAACCCCAAAATGGCTTAAATAATCGATCCTCTAGAAGTAAGAATTGTTAGCGCTAGTTAGGGGGAGaacttaagtatttttatttttaaatccaagaTAGGTAATATCAAGGATTCACCTCAaaatcctctttctctttcctacccTTTATCCCTTCCTGCccttttccaaaaattaaaaatgctttcctGATAGTGTGAGGGCCTAAATTATCTGGATGATTGCCTCAGTTCTTCACTTGACTTTTTCTAAAAGACAAAcccataaatattttccaaaaaacttCTGAtacttttactattattattagacCTAGTTCAAAAGATTTTGGTATTCGTTGATTTCCCCTTTGAAGTTAGtgctatataatttttaattgaagaacCCTTTCTGAGGCTGGCTAAGTATTTGTTACATTTTTCTGATAGCCAAAGTATCAAATTTGTTAGTTTTCTGAAATCCACAGAAGCCCCAAACACTTCTTCAGAGTataaatatgtctttttgaatCTTTTAAGTCCAAATAAACTGAAAACCAAAACTAGCAGCCATCTACATTCTATTCTTTATTCTCCCTTGATGTCAAGTTTCTTCTGTGAAGTCTAATGTACAGTATCTACACAAAACACTTTTATAGACATATAAAACATACTAGGGATGCTACAGAATAACTTTTTagttaataaaagaaacaacGTGAtgggaaacagtaaaaaaaaaaaatgccatggtCTTTGTTAAGCATGGCTATGTTCATAACATACCATATGCAAAATCTGGCATGGTTTCTATCAATTTATTCTAGCTTGACTTGATAGAAACATAAAGCAGCTTTGCATCTAAGAGATAAAACAGACTTGTTTTCATTATTCACATCATGGTACTCACTCTAGGTTATTCTGAAGATAGTAGAGAACACCCAGCTCATTGAGGGTCCGAGCATTGTCAGGCGTGTCCTTACCTAAAGTGAGCTCTTCCAACTGCAGGGCTCGTCTACGTAAAAGGGCAAATCCATActgaagcaaaaacaaatttataataattagTAAGTGCAGTCATTGATTCTGAAACTACACTGGAGTTCTAAGAAATCCTTTATCCTTTTGTTCCCCTTAAAGtagattacaaatattttaagtatcaCACTGAATTAATCCAATAGTTATTGCAAATACGCATACTTCCACATGGCGTCACCTTCTAAAAGTCATTAAAAGTTGTTTTCTGAAAGTGATGATGAGATACTTTAGCAAAGTGAACTGAGTCCCAAATCCTTCAAAAGGATCAGGACACAGAATTAACCTGCTGATATTTACCAATCCCACTGCTAAACACAGAAAAACATCAGGTACTTAGAATGCACCTAGCGCTTGCAAGTAGTAGACAAATCCTGGAGATCAACTGCACAGTATAGTGAATGTAgataacaatactgtattataatcatcaaacttgctaagagattagattttaattattcctatcataaaaaatatataattctgtgATATGACAGAGGTGCTATCACTACaatggcaatcatattacaatatagaATGTATCAAATTAGCATGTTATAccccttaaatttatacaatgttatatgtcaaatatatttaatttttaaaatgtacacagCAGTTGAAGTTAAAAAAGctatatttagattttatcagcagcttagaaaatgaaaataattttgtgtgtgttgCGCTCAAAGGTTAGAATTTCTCTACATTCAAATctaacattaaatttttttgcttttcctttaaaaaactgaagcCGCTTTTAAATCTATCTTCCAAAGT
This genomic window contains:
- the UBA5 gene encoding ubiquitin-like modifier-activating enzyme 5 isoform X3 is translated as MLTRCGIGKLLLFDYDKVELANMNRLFFQPHQAGLSKVQAAEYTLRNINPDVLFEVHNYNITTVENFQHFMDRISNGGLEEGKPVDLVLSCVDNFEARMTINTACNELGQTWMESGVSENAVSGHIQLIIPGESACFACAPPLVVAANIDEKTLKREGVCAASLPTTMGVVAGILVQNVLKFLLNFGTVSFYLGYNAMQDFFPTMSMKPNPQCDDRNCRKHQEEYKKKVAALPKQEAIQEEEEIIHEDNEWGIELVSEVSEEELKNSSGPVPDLPEGITVAYTIPKKQEDSVAEVTVEDSGESLEDLMAKMKNM